CTGCTGATAGATCCCCATCTCTCCAAGGATGAAGACGGTGCTCCTAATCTTGTTGTGGAGAACCCACTATCACAGAACCCAGGTGGGTAAGCTTTTCCTCAACTTGACGTTGCTTGCGGCACCGAGCTTCCACTTAAATTCCTGTAGATTTAGGCTGTTACATCAGATACTCTGGAGCACCTTGCTCACACCACAATGGTTGCTGATAAAAATTGATGATGATCTGTCACCATCTCTCTGGTTAAATGGTTGGTGCTAGATGACTCAGGGGAGGCAGGGTGGGATCAGGATGATAAAGTGGTAACGTGTTAATTCAGATAGCCCTTTTTATCTGAGTTGCCAACAACCATGTCTCACCGCAAGCCCTCAGCTGATAATTGACCGGTTACAACCAACAGAACATGCTGTTGTTCTTCTCAGCAGTTATTCATTTTCTTGGTTCCACGTGTATCCTCGGCAATACAAGAAAAATATATCTTTCACGCGTTCTCTGCAATTTTCACGAATAGCATGAAAACATTCAGTTGCATCagctcttttttcttcttctaatCATTTTGTACATCATGGATGCAGAAAGCACTTGGGGTCAATATTTCAGGAATGCGGAACTAGAGAAAATGCTGAACCAAGACCTGTCCCGACTCTATCCTGAATTGGGGGAATTTTTCCAAACAACCACATGTCAGTCCATGCTTGAACGCATACTGCTAGTATGGAGCCTTAGATACCCAGAGTTTGGATATAAACAAGGTAAGTCATCGGTGCGTATTCAGCTATCGTGCACTTCTCATATGGCCTAACATTGTGGAATCCAACTAAGGCTGCAGAGCCTACAATATGTTATACCTAAGAGAATTGGTTTCACAGGGCTCTtatttattactccctccgtgacaaaatgtaagacgttttttatGCCCTATGCAAAACCAAAAAAACATCTTATACTTTGGTACAGATGGAGTAGTATTTAATGCTGAGCCATTCTTTTCAAGATATTTTGCAACCACAAACTGTTTCTTAGATATCTGTAATATATTGATGATGTAATACTGGTAGATTCCATGACATAAGCACATTGAACTTAAGTTTGTTTATTAAATTAAGTAGCATTATTTTTGCCATATAGGTAATAATTGTGTAGGTGCACATCTTTCCCACATGTGTAACTCAGCATGCTATTTTAGCTGCTACATAATGTTTTAACTTACTAGGGGTTCCTCATGTTACCTCCTAATTGCACTAATACCCATCTATTTTTGTTGCACAATTGACAACAGAAATCACTTCTCACTTACAGGAATGCATGAACTCTTAGCTCCTCTGTTCTATGTCCTTCACATTGATGTGCAGCACTTTAAACAAGTTAAGGAGCTTCATGAAGAGCTTCTTGGTGACGATTTTGATGGCCAGACATTTCCAGATAGGTTTTTGCTGAACAGGAGTGACAGGGCTAACAATTCTGAGGGTGGTGCAGCTAAAATTAGAAGTTTGGACGAGCTTGATGCTGGTACTAGGGACCTCCTCTTGATAAATGATGCATATGGAGCAGAGGGTGAGCTAGGTATCATTTTATCTGAAAAGTTCATGGAGCATGATGCCTATTGTATGTTTGAGAATTTGATGAACGGGTTGATGAATGGTGCACAAGGTGTGGTTGCTATTACTGATTTCTATTCTCTCAGTCCTGCATCAGAATCAAGCACGGGTTTAACACCTGTAAGGGAGGCATCAGCTGCGATATATCACTTGCTTGCTAGTGTGGATTCCTCTCTTCACAGTCATCTTGTGGAGTTGGGAGTAGAACCTCAGTACTTTGCACTCCGATGGCTTCGAGTCCTATTTGGTCGTGAATTTACACTCGACAATCTTCTGTTTATTTGGGATGAAATCTTCTCTTCTCCAAACCATTCATATTGTACAGACATAAAAAATCGGGGAGACTATCAGTTTAAGGTTTTATGTTCTCCCCGTGGTGCCCTGATTTTGTCAATGGCAGTCTCAATGATGCTTCATCTCAGATCCTCCTTGCTGGGAAGTGAGCATGCGACTTCTTGCCTGGTGAGATTATTAAATTTCCCTCAAGATATTGACTTGAAGAACTTGATTGAGAAGGCCAAGTTATTGCAGTCATTAGCTCTAGAAGCAAATCTTCCGTTGTCTCCTCTGACAGGAAAATCTCCCTTGACTCCACCCAATTATTGGGAAGAGACATGGAAGATGCTTCAGATGTCAGGAGACAAACGAAGTGGTGGTTCAACTGTTAGGATAAAAGGACGGGGATTTTTAAGAAGAAGCGTGTCCGACACCGAATCAAATGTTTCTAGAACAAAGGGTGCCAATGTTGATAACAGCAATTCAACTTCAACTAGCCAGCCTGAGCCTATTATTGATGAACTGAACACCACTGATATAGTTCCTGTCAAATTGATAAACAGTTTACCAACCATGCCTATAGTACACCAAAAGGATTGTGTTGGTCAAGGTACTGCAGAGATCGTTAGAAGTACCTCAAACAGTCTATGTGAGGCAGGCCCGCATGATGGTTACCGTACAACTTCTGCCAAAATTAGAGATCGTATTGATGGAGCTCGTGAGTATTTATCAAGGAATAGGCCTCCATCCTTTCGGCGTCGTACTGATCATGACCATGATACCCGTCATGAGGAAGAACCATGCGTTTCCCATGGCGCCAAGGTGGTTAATGAGCCAGACCCACTGTCTGTGCATAATGATAAGACTGACGAACCCTGTCAGAGTGATGGTAAGACTGATGAATCAGCAATTACAGATCAAACATTTGAATCGGTGGATTGTCAACCAAATCAGGAGCATAGCATATGTTCTGACGTAGGCCCAAGTTTGAAGGTGGCTGATAAGGAGTTGGTCGGAACATTAAGGTCTTTTGGCGAATCAATGGTTGAAAATATTCAGGTAAGCATGCTTGACTAAAGCTGCTGATCGTAAAATTTAAAGTATGTTACTGCCACCTGAACTTACTGCAACACATCACTGTTATTTTCGTAACGAGTCAATGACATATATAGCTCATACCTAATTGAAGGTTTTGCTAAAGCTCCTACTTTATGTTGGTGCTCTATAGATCTATATTCTGCTAATTTTAGATAGTGGTGGATTCATTTTTACAGTACACTTCATCTATAAATCCCCTGTTGAGTCTCTTATACAGAATAATAAAATTGAATTGTATCTGTTGTTAAGTTTACAACCCGAAGCTCAGATCATGAATATCACTCTGAATAATAAGTGTGTTCATCTGTTTCTAATGTGCTTTTATTCAACAGGTTATTGAACTACACTTTCGACCAAATTCACACATGGCATCAGTGCAAAATGGTCCCGGAAGCACAGAGCAAGCCAAGGCGCTTGCAGCCCTCGAGGAACTCAAGAAGATCAGTGATCTTTTACGTCGTGTTTAACTAGTACAACGTTTATCTGTTTTGGATCTTAACTAGTACAGTATAACTATCTCTTTTGTACACGTTTAACTTTCATTTGACAAGACCTCCAAATCAATTGGCTAGTGGTGCAGAATACATCTTTTCTAAGTAGTGTGTACATGATCCAGTAACCTGATAAAAAACATAATTGTATAGTTGATCAAATCTTGGCTGGCTGTAAATAATGACTGTACATTTGATCAAATCTTGGCTGGCTGTAAATAAGTGGAGCTGCAATGATTTTCTCTATTGCTCAGCTTTTCTTTGGCCTGCTCTTGACCAATGATGGATTTGCAAAAAAATGCCGGTGTCCTTTTCCATTTCATATTCTTTTGAGAGAAAGCAATATGGTGCTTTTATTCATTATCAAAAAGTGTTACATTGTTCATCAGTCCAGTTGTCTATCCATTGCACTGGCTTATTTTTCTCGATATTAATCAGATCTAAGATGCCCTTTGGGTGTCTTTATTAAAAAATATGTATCTGATTCTTGGGGGAACTAAGAACCTGCTGCTGGTGGCCATTGTGGCCGCATCAGATTATTTGGAACAAAATTAAGAAACTAGTGCTAGCAGGCATTACAAGCCATTTGTTCTGTAAACATTGAGCTTGGACACATATGGCAAGATGGTTTGATTTAAATCATTTAATGACTCCTGTAAAAAAGAGCATGTTTAAGCCACTTCTCATCCAAGCCACACCACAGATTCACAGGTTACCCACAAGGCGCAGCAATGAGATCAGAGTCACCGGGATTACAAAAACTGGGATAGCAAAAATTCGAAGGACCAGTCATGGACAGTGCCTTTGTAACAACTGAGTGGGTACACACAGATAAATTCAGTTAAACAACCAAAAGTTGATACGATGCTGCAATTTTTCTCATTCTACAAGTACAAGTACAGATGCTCCCGCGTATGCCAAACAATCTTCTTCCTCTCCAAGCTATGATTCTGATCCCATCGTCCTGCAAGCAGTGGATGCAAAGGTCAACTCTGTCCAAAATGATTGCAAGATGAAGCATGACAGATGCCACCGAAAGATTCTTATGGAACGGAAGTTGCAGACCCTGATTTTTGCGTTGGCCAAACTAGTTGAGGAAAGCTACTATTGAAGTTCATGGTATAAATCAAACTAGGCAGATTATACATCTCTTAGTGATCTTGGAAGCATGTGAGGGACATTGGCATGGTCTCCCAGCTCCAACAACCTATGTCCAATATGCAATCGTAGATAAACAGCAGGTCGTCCTCATAAAAGCTCTCAATACATGGATGCATCAGGATAGTTCTTACAGGGATTGCCCCTGAGAATGAGTAACCAGGAAAGCTGAACTACAATTACCTCTAAA
This sequence is a window from Aegilops tauschii subsp. strangulata cultivar AL8/78 chromosome 7, Aet v6.0, whole genome shotgun sequence. Protein-coding genes within it:
- the LOC109781752 gene encoding TBC domain-containing protein C1952.17c isoform X1, giving the protein MPEPPAGQRFSGLRGARWRADLGVLPGSPDVPTTELRRAAADSRRRYANLRRRLLIDPHLSKDEDGAPNLVVENPLSQNPESTWGQYFRNAELEKMLNQDLSRLYPELGEFFQTTTCQSMLERILLVWSLRYPEFGYKQGMHELLAPLFYVLHIDVQHFKQVKELHEELLGDDFDGQTFPDRFLLNRSDRANNSEGGAAKIRSLDELDAGTRDLLLINDAYGAEGELGIILSEKFMEHDAYCMFENLMNGLMNGAQGVVAITDFYSLSPASESSTGLTPVREASAAIYHLLASVDSSLHSHLVELGVEPQYFALRWLRVLFGREFTLDNLLFIWDEIFSSPNHSYCTDIKNRGDYQFKVLCSPRGALILSMAVSMMLHLRSSLLGSEHATSCLVRLLNFPQDIDLKNLIEKAKLLQSLALEANLPLSPLTGKSPLTPPNYWEETWKMLQMSGDKRSGGSTVRIKGRGFLRRSVSDTESNVSRTKGANVDNSNSTSTSQPEPIIDELNTTDIVPVKLINSLPTMPIVHQKDCVGQGTAEIVRSTSNSLCEAGPHDGYRTTSAKIRDRIDGAREYLSRNRPPSFRRRTDHDHDTRHEEEPCVSHGAKVVNEPDPLSVHNDKTDEPCQSDGKTDESAITDQTFESVDCQPNQEHSICSDVGPSLKVADKELVGTLRSFGESMVENIQVIELHFRPNSHMASVQNGPGSTEQAKALAALEELKKISDLLRRV
- the LOC109781752 gene encoding uncharacterized protein isoform X2; this encodes MHELLAPLFYVLHIDVQHFKQVKELHEELLGDDFDGQTFPDRFLLNRSDRANNSEGGAAKIRSLDELDAGTRDLLLINDAYGAEGELGIILSEKFMEHDAYCMFENLMNGLMNGAQGVVAITDFYSLSPASESSTGLTPVREASAAIYHLLASVDSSLHSHLVELGVEPQYFALRWLRVLFGREFTLDNLLFIWDEIFSSPNHSYCTDIKNRGDYQFKVLCSPRGALILSMAVSMMLHLRSSLLGSEHATSCLVRLLNFPQDIDLKNLIEKAKLLQSLALEANLPLSPLTGKSPLTPPNYWEETWKMLQMSGDKRSGGSTVRIKGRGFLRRSVSDTESNVSRTKGANVDNSNSTSTSQPEPIIDELNTTDIVPVKLINSLPTMPIVHQKDCVGQGTAEIVRSTSNSLCEAGPHDGYRTTSAKIRDRIDGAREYLSRNRPPSFRRRTDHDHDTRHEEEPCVSHGAKVVNEPDPLSVHNDKTDEPCQSDGKTDESAITDQTFESVDCQPNQEHSICSDVGPSLKVADKELVGTLRSFGESMVENIQVIELHFRPNSHMASVQNGPGSTEQAKALAALEELKKISDLLRRV